Proteins encoded together in one Syntrophorhabdaceae bacterium window:
- a CDS encoding PEP-utilizing enzyme: MKTYDCVPGLEFDEDADLAQSPAWFLDGTHSVPPWTPMFGWFWVNFCRHGMQYGAEVLQIPTTKGWDWRFKDGGGYLTIIIVDNETEKRERALKFREAIKPFLEDYEGLWGGFVSEMLGRYERIKGVDGKKAGNIELLDNFEYAVDTCRRMWEIHMYMMYGTYVPYVLFEQLCTQLLGIDDRDPAFLSLMSGFDNESFRIDKALWDFSRKAVAMGLKEIITTVPIKEAVSRLDAHESGRAFMKEFRTFLNDKAGWRMERMAELNTPTWAEEPSLALSRVKLYLKMDRNFDLDAEREKHERQRKEAEKELLGRIAPEQRGWFSMLMFIAQNSSRFSEEHNLYLDLYTHAVIRKACLDMGRRFVEAGALDKEEDVFFLIPDEIRRAALNPDRFRLQAIAARRTADWEEWNRKGNPAVILREGFGLDKAMDFMIRSFDPIALKVVVGKLPEAKPGLKADLIGTCGSPGMAEGIARVVFNEEDLAYIEEGDILVAASTSPSWTPIFGMISGVLVDRGGALSHAAIVGREYGIPVVMNVFEGTSKIRSGQRIRIDANLGTVVILEADKV; the protein is encoded by the coding sequence ATGAAGACCTATGACTGCGTACCGGGTCTGGAATTCGACGAGGACGCCGACCTGGCCCAATCGCCGGCGTGGTTTTTGGACGGCACTCATTCCGTCCCCCCCTGGACCCCCATGTTCGGCTGGTTCTGGGTCAATTTCTGCCGTCATGGCATGCAGTACGGCGCGGAGGTCCTTCAGATCCCCACCACGAAAGGATGGGACTGGAGGTTCAAGGATGGAGGGGGATATCTCACCATCATAATCGTCGATAACGAGACTGAGAAAAGAGAGCGGGCCCTCAAATTCCGGGAGGCAATCAAACCTTTCCTCGAAGATTACGAAGGGCTCTGGGGCGGCTTTGTCTCCGAAATGCTCGGGCGGTATGAAAGGATAAAGGGGGTAGACGGGAAAAAGGCCGGCAACATAGAGCTCCTCGACAACTTCGAATATGCGGTCGACACATGCAGAAGAATGTGGGAAATCCATATGTACATGATGTACGGCACCTATGTGCCCTATGTCCTTTTCGAGCAGCTCTGCACCCAGCTCCTTGGCATCGACGACAGGGACCCCGCATTCTTAAGTCTCATGAGCGGCTTCGATAACGAGAGCTTCAGGATCGACAAGGCCCTTTGGGATTTTTCGAGAAAAGCAGTGGCCATGGGCCTCAAAGAGATCATCACCACCGTCCCCATCAAAGAAGCGGTAAGCCGTCTCGATGCCCACGAGAGCGGACGTGCTTTCATGAAAGAATTCCGGACTTTTCTCAACGACAAAGCAGGATGGCGCATGGAGCGGATGGCCGAGCTCAATACGCCCACATGGGCCGAGGAGCCTTCCCTGGCACTTTCGAGAGTGAAGCTTTATCTGAAAATGGATAGAAATTTCGATCTCGACGCCGAGAGAGAGAAGCACGAACGACAGAGAAAGGAAGCGGAGAAGGAGCTCCTCGGGAGGATTGCGCCCGAGCAGAGGGGATGGTTTTCCATGCTCATGTTTATCGCACAGAACTCGAGCCGTTTCAGCGAGGAACACAACCTCTACCTCGACCTCTATACACATGCGGTGATACGGAAGGCCTGCCTCGATATGGGCAGACGGTTTGTCGAAGCGGGTGCCCTCGACAAAGAGGAAGACGTCTTCTTTCTCATTCCCGACGAGATAAGGAGGGCAGCCCTCAATCCGGACAGGTTCAGACTCCAGGCTATCGCCGCAAGGCGTACCGCGGATTGGGAGGAATGGAACAGGAAAGGAAACCCGGCAGTTATACTGCGGGAGGGCTTCGGCCTCGATAAGGCGATGGACTTCATGATCCGCTCCTTCGATCCCATCGCCCTCAAAGTGGTGGTGGGAAAGCTCCCAGAGGCAAAACCGGGCCTGAAAGCGGACCTCATCGGCACCTGCGGCTCCCCCGGGATGGCGGAGGGTATTGCCAGGGTCGTCTTCAATGAAGAGGACCTCGCATATATCGAGGAAGGAGATATCCTTGTGGCGGCCAGCACCTCCCCGTCCTGGACGCCTATTTTCGGTATGATCAGCGGAGTCCTGGTGGACCGGGGCGGAGCGCTTTCCCATGCAGCCATAGTGGGCAGAGAGTACGGCATACCCGTGGTCATGAACGTCTTTGAAGGAACGAGCAAAATTCGATCGGGTCAAAGAATCCGGATAGATGCGAACCTCGGCACGGTGGTGATACTGGAGGCGGATAAGGTTTAA
- a CDS encoding PEP-utilizing enzyme, which produces MGQFMFKRHVREFWPERDFKKYPVWFVDFSHSYPAWTPLFEWTWVFNLVHGHIYGCNEAWIPQTRSSDWREIDGMAVCTATPVPTQEEVDFRYQKFYDKTKNDFEPNYDKYWEKSKTEMLGRYDALKDFDYESATYYQLYKQFNFAIETHKRMWEDHFYFMYALYGAYWYFEDLCKQYVNIKETSTNWHKLIRGYDNILFRQDKAMWDLRNKAIQDGIDQIISTNPSDKVIEELRKTPKGLKWVDEDLEHFMHGLAYGWRMIRMMEFVEPTWWEHPENAILHIQQYLLADRDVRPFPLDAIRERLARERQDVEEGVIANAQVNGCKDMDWFKCLLRLAQRTSSFSESHDFLYEHRCFSAFRFCMLKIGERLAKVGTFNTAEDMFFFIPEELQTMIAMPENYESGFIARERRAEWVANKEYLTRPPIMARDPSMQPHEAGAFMVAAKDPIIAKITIGEFVQPDPSTGAVCFGNPGSPGVAEGPARIVITAADLKKIQWGDIMVCPSSQSSYTPVFPLLKGVVCNGGGSLSHGPIVGREWDIPVVANCITGTQLLKDGDRIRVDGFKGLVFKL; this is translated from the coding sequence ATGGGACAGTTCATGTTTAAAAGGCATGTGAGGGAGTTTTGGCCGGAGAGAGATTTCAAGAAGTACCCGGTCTGGTTCGTCGATTTTTCCCACTCCTATCCGGCATGGACCCCGCTCTTCGAGTGGACCTGGGTCTTCAACCTCGTCCACGGACACATTTACGGCTGTAACGAGGCGTGGATACCCCAGACCCGCTCGTCGGACTGGAGAGAGATAGACGGTATGGCGGTCTGCACGGCCACGCCGGTGCCAACCCAGGAGGAGGTTGATTTCAGGTATCAAAAATTCTACGACAAAACAAAGAATGATTTCGAGCCCAACTACGATAAATATTGGGAAAAGAGCAAAACGGAGATGCTCGGCCGTTACGATGCGCTCAAGGATTTCGACTATGAGTCTGCAACCTACTATCAGCTTTACAAGCAATTCAACTTCGCCATCGAAACCCATAAGAGGATGTGGGAAGACCACTTCTACTTCATGTACGCCCTCTACGGCGCATACTGGTATTTCGAGGACCTCTGCAAACAGTATGTGAATATCAAAGAGACCTCCACGAACTGGCACAAGCTGATCAGGGGATACGACAATATCCTCTTCCGCCAGGACAAGGCCATGTGGGACCTCCGCAACAAGGCGATTCAGGACGGCATAGATCAGATTATCTCGACGAATCCGAGCGATAAGGTCATCGAGGAGCTTCGCAAGACCCCCAAAGGACTAAAATGGGTCGATGAGGACCTCGAACATTTCATGCACGGCCTCGCATACGGCTGGCGGATGATCCGGATGATGGAATTCGTGGAGCCGACCTGGTGGGAACATCCGGAGAATGCAATCCTTCACATACAGCAGTATCTTCTCGCAGACCGGGACGTCAGACCCTTCCCCCTCGATGCCATAAGGGAGAGGCTGGCCCGGGAGCGCCAGGATGTTGAAGAGGGAGTAATCGCGAACGCACAGGTGAACGGATGCAAGGACATGGACTGGTTCAAATGCCTCCTCAGGCTCGCCCAGAGGACCAGCTCCTTCAGCGAAAGCCATGATTTTCTCTATGAGCACCGGTGTTTCTCCGCCTTCCGCTTCTGCATGCTGAAAATAGGAGAGCGTCTCGCGAAGGTGGGGACTTTCAATACCGCTGAAGACATGTTCTTCTTTATACCCGAGGAGCTTCAGACCATGATCGCCATGCCGGAGAATTATGAATCCGGCTTCATCGCCCGGGAAAGACGGGCCGAATGGGTCGCCAACAAGGAATACCTCACCCGTCCGCCTATCATGGCAAGAGATCCATCCATGCAGCCCCATGAGGCCGGCGCCTTTATGGTGGCGGCGAAAGACCCTATCATTGCGAAAATAACGATAGGAGAATTCGTCCAGCCCGATCCTTCGACGGGCGCCGTCTGTTTCGGCAACCCCGGGAGCCCCGGCGTCGCGGAAGGACCTGCGCGGATCGTAATCACTGCCGCAGACCTGAAGAAAATCCAATGGGGAGATATCATGGTCTGTCCTTCCTCCCAGTCCTCTTACACCCCTGTATTTCCTCTTCTCAAGGGGGTGGTCTGCAATGGCGGGGGAAGCCTCTCCCATGGGCCGATAGTGGGCAGGGAATGGGATATCCCGGTGGTGGCCAACTGCATCACGGGGACCCAATTACTTAAAGACGGCGACCGCATAAGGGTGGACGGATTTAAAGGACTGGTTTTTAAGCTCTAA
- a CDS encoding 3-oxoacyl-ACP reductase family protein, which translates to MKRLEGKVVIITGAGKGLGKAFALRFADEGARLALATRKDMEGLKGAAKEVIAKGAECIWFQADVTKPEDVRKMADETAARFGKIDVLVNNAAYYFGVERRPFNAIPMEEWDMMMNINVKGPWLCAQAVYPYMKAQGKGKIINLTSEVFFTGSNGFVHYVASKGGVVGLTRALAAELGPDNITVNGVAPGFTDTEASRTIADVTKYDVSKTPLRRLGVAQDIIGAALFFASDDADFVTGEILLVDGGRAMH; encoded by the coding sequence ATGAAACGTCTCGAAGGAAAGGTTGTCATCATCACCGGAGCGGGAAAGGGTCTCGGCAAAGCCTTTGCCCTCAGATTCGCCGATGAGGGGGCGAGGCTCGCCCTTGCCACCCGTAAAGATATGGAGGGACTCAAAGGCGCCGCAAAAGAAGTCATTGCAAAAGGCGCCGAGTGCATCTGGTTTCAGGCCGATGTGACAAAGCCGGAGGATGTACGGAAGATGGCCGATGAAACGGCCGCAAGGTTCGGAAAGATCGACGTCCTTGTGAATAACGCGGCCTACTACTTCGGCGTCGAGCGTAGGCCTTTTAATGCGATTCCCATGGAAGAATGGGACATGATGATGAATATCAACGTAAAGGGGCCCTGGCTCTGCGCCCAGGCGGTCTATCCCTATATGAAGGCCCAGGGGAAAGGCAAGATCATCAATCTCACCTCGGAAGTCTTCTTCACGGGATCGAATGGGTTCGTCCACTACGTGGCGTCGAAAGGGGGCGTGGTAGGTCTGACCCGCGCTTTGGCCGCCGAGCTGGGTCCGGACAATATCACTGTGAACGGCGTGGCCCCCGGCTTTACCGACACGGAGGCGAGCAGGACCATAGCCGATGTCACTAAATACGACGTGTCCAAAACACCGCTCAGGCGACTTGGAGTCGCCCAGGACATAATAGGGGCCGCCCTTTTCTTCGCCTCTGATGATGCCGACTTCGTAACCGGCGAGATACTCCTCGTGGACGGCGGCCGCGCGATGCACTGA